From one Catenuloplanes nepalensis genomic stretch:
- the eccB gene encoding type VII secretion protein EccB: protein MQNRRDQAQAQSYLMGRLSSALVSAEPDGLETPHRRTSAGLLLGLLVAALVAGGFTLYGFLVPGGSTRWRTPGTLVVEKETGTRYLYVQGRLHPVLNLASARLLLGAPPQPMSVSGKSLRGVPHGQPIGIAGAPDTLPAAGFGGSRWNVCAVTARDLAGGDRTATALAVTTAPTGAPPADGTAIVAQVAGAADRYLIRAGHRHRITGTWISTVLGYETAPLAVPAAWLDLIPAGPDLAPVDVPGRGEPGPRLDGRDTRVGQIFNVGTRHYLLRRDGLARLTGTGAALLLGDPATAAAYGGVPVAAVPLGPAALATAALATTPALPDGLPAEPPEVAGGGNWCVTTSAGAAPEITAQDPPGALEVVRDGLGVTRSARTADAIAIEPGLGGLVRGGRPGEIASGTYYLVTDAGVKYPLADAAAATTLGYDATAPAVVDPALLGLLPTGPVLGAAQARGGA from the coding sequence GTGCAGAATCGCCGGGATCAGGCGCAGGCCCAGTCGTACCTGATGGGCAGGTTGTCGTCCGCGCTGGTCAGCGCGGAACCGGACGGCCTGGAGACGCCGCACCGCCGCACCTCGGCCGGGCTGCTGCTCGGCCTGCTCGTCGCCGCGCTGGTGGCCGGCGGCTTCACGCTCTACGGATTCCTGGTGCCGGGCGGGTCCACGCGCTGGCGCACCCCCGGCACGCTGGTGGTGGAGAAGGAGACCGGGACCCGCTATCTGTACGTGCAGGGCCGGCTGCACCCGGTGCTGAACCTGGCGTCCGCGCGGCTGCTGCTCGGCGCGCCCCCGCAGCCGATGTCCGTCTCCGGGAAGTCGCTGCGCGGCGTGCCGCACGGGCAGCCGATCGGCATCGCCGGTGCGCCGGACACGCTGCCCGCGGCCGGGTTCGGCGGCAGCCGGTGGAACGTCTGCGCGGTCACCGCCCGCGACCTGGCCGGCGGCGACCGGACCGCGACCGCGCTCGCGGTCACCACCGCGCCCACCGGCGCACCGCCGGCCGACGGGACCGCGATCGTCGCGCAGGTCGCGGGCGCGGCCGACCGGTACCTGATCCGGGCCGGGCACCGGCACCGGATCACCGGAACGTGGATCTCCACGGTGCTCGGCTACGAGACCGCGCCGCTCGCCGTCCCGGCCGCCTGGCTCGACCTGATCCCGGCCGGGCCCGACCTCGCGCCGGTCGACGTGCCCGGCCGTGGCGAGCCAGGGCCGCGCCTGGACGGCCGGGACACCCGGGTCGGCCAGATCTTCAACGTGGGCACCCGGCACTACCTGCTGCGCCGGGACGGGCTGGCCCGGCTGACCGGCACCGGGGCGGCGCTGCTGCTCGGCGATCCGGCGACGGCGGCGGCGTACGGCGGTGTCCCGGTCGCGGCCGTGCCGCTCGGGCCGGCCGCGCTCGCCACCGCCGCGCTCGCCACCACGCCGGCGCTGCCGGACGGCCTGCCCGCGGAACCACCGGAGGTGGCGGGCGGCGGGAACTGGTGCGTGACCACGTCCGCCGGCGCCGCGCCGGAGATCACCGCGCAGGACCCGCCGGGCGCGCTCGAAGTGGTGCGGGACGGGCTCGGCGTGACCCGTAGCGCGCGCACCGCGGACGCGATCGCGATCGAGCCGGGACTCGGCGGGCTGGTCCGCGGCGGGAGGCCGGGGGAGATCGCCTCGGGAACGTACTACCTGGTCACCGACGCGGGCGTGAAGTATCCGCTGGCGGACGCGGCGGCCGCGACCACGCTCGGCTACGACGCCACCGCTCCCGCCGTGGTCGACCCGGCCCTGCTCGGCCTGCTGCCGACCGGCCCGGTGCTCGGCGCCGCGCAGGCACGCGGCGGGGCGTGA
- a CDS encoding sigma-70 family RNA polymerase sigma factor codes for MVRHLYDEYGDPLMKFLTRLTSERQHAEDLLQETMLRAWRHSDSLPEGWESRRRWLFTVARRLAIDAARFRRKRPSEVGALDLTRMPADRDEAEAVVAKHTVRGALPRLSEAHRTVLVALFHQGLSRAELAAALDVPEGTIKSRTHYALRALRDLVESQ; via the coding sequence CTGGTCCGGCATCTGTATGACGAGTACGGGGATCCGCTGATGAAGTTCCTGACGCGGCTCACGTCGGAGCGGCAGCACGCCGAGGATCTGTTGCAGGAGACGATGCTGCGCGCCTGGCGGCACAGCGACAGCCTGCCCGAGGGGTGGGAGTCGCGGCGGCGGTGGCTGTTCACGGTCGCGCGGCGGCTGGCGATCGACGCGGCCCGGTTCCGGCGGAAGCGGCCGTCCGAGGTCGGCGCGCTGGACCTGACCCGGATGCCGGCCGACCGCGACGAGGCCGAGGCGGTGGTCGCCAAGCACACCGTGCGCGGCGCGCTGCCGCGGCTGAGCGAGGCGCACCGGACCGTGCTGGTCGCGCTCTTCCACCAGGGCCTGTCCCGGGCCGAGCTGGCCGCGGCGCTCGACGTGCCGGAGGGCACCATCAAGTCCCGCACCCACTACGCCCTTCGCGCGCTCCGCGACCTCGTCGAAAGCCAATAG